In a genomic window of Amphiprion ocellaris isolate individual 3 ecotype Okinawa chromosome 11, ASM2253959v1, whole genome shotgun sequence:
- the LOC111584967 gene encoding frizzled-7-A-like has protein sequence MAAARFTTGSVLLRIMWLLCGLSFSPASAQHYNSESGISVPEHGFCQPISIPLCTDIAYNQTIMPNLLGHTNQEDAGLEVHQFYPLVKVQCSADLKFFLCSMYAPVCTVLEQAIPPCRSLCERARQGCEALMNKFGFQWPERLRCEAFPVHGAGEICVGQNTSEPGSPSSSSSPYAPEPVTLPPSIVRPNPHPPQHNQYHQFSCPLQLEVPTYLGYRFMGVKDCGAPCEPTKPTGIMYFREDEVKFGRLWVGIWSILCCVSTLFTVLTYLVDMRRFRYPERPIIFLSGCYFMVAVAYAAGFFLEDKVVCVDKFKVDGYRTVAQGTKKEGCTILFMVLYFFGMASSIWWVILSLTWFLSAGMKWGHEAIEANSQYFHLAAWAVPAIKTITILAMGQVDGDVLTGVCFVGIFNVDALRGFVLAPLFVYLFIGTSFLLAGFVSLFRIRTIMKHDGTKTEKLEKLMVRIGVFSVLYTVPATIVIACYFYEQAFREHWERTWHMQTCKRFAVPCPVHNFAPMTPDFTVFMIKYLMTMIVGITSGFWVWSGKTLQSWRRFYKRLSNGNHGETTV, from the coding sequence ATGGCGGCGGCCAGGTTCACCACTGGCTCCGTGTTGCTGCGGATCATGTGGCTGCTGTGCGGGCTGTCTTTCTCACCCGCTTCTGCTCAGCATTACAACAGTGAAAGCGGGATATCTGTCCCAGAACACGGCTTTTGCCAGCCCATCTCCATCCCGCTCTGCACCGACATCGCCTACAACCAGACCATCATGCCGAACCTCCTGGGCCACACGAACCAGGAGGACGCCGGGCTGGAGGTGCACCAGTTCTACCCGCTGGTGAAGGTCCAGTGCTCCGCGGATCTCAAGTTCTTCCTGTGCTCCATGTACGCGCCGGTCTGTACCGTGCTGGAGCAGGCCATCCCCCCATGTCGGTCCCTGTGCGAGCGGGCACGGCAGGGATGTGAAGCCCTGATGAATAAATTCGGCTTCCAGTGGCCGGAGCGGCTCCGCTGCGAGGCTTTCCCCGTCCACGGAGCCGGCGAGATCTGCGTGGGCCAGAACACATCCGAACCAGGCAGCCCATCCTCCTCTTCGTCTCCCTATGCGCCCGAACCTGTGACCCTTCCCCCCAGCATTGTCAGGCCGAACCCACACCCGCCCCAACACAACCAGTACCACCAATTCTCCTGCCCGCTGCAGCTGGAGGTGCCCACCTATCTGGGTTACAGATTCATGGGAGTCAAAGACTGCGGGGCCCCTTGTGAGCCCACAAAGCCCACCGGGATCATGTACTTCAGGGAGGATGAGGTGAAATTCGGCCGGCTGTGGGTTGGCATCTGGTCCATCCTGTGCTGTGTGAGCACATTATTCACGGTGCTCACCTACTTAGTGGATATGCGGCGGTTCAGATACCCGGAGCGGCCCATCATCTTCCTGTCAGGCTGCTATTTTATGGTGGCTGTAGCCTACGCAGCGGGCTTTTTCCTGGAGGACAAAGTGGTTTGCGTGGATAAATTCAAGGTGGACGGCTACAGGACTGTAGCTCAGGGCACCAAGAAGGAGGGCTGCACCATCCTCTTCATGGTGCTCTACTTTTTTGGTATGGCCAGCTCCATCTGGTGGGTGATTTTGTCCCTGACTTGGTTCCTCTCTGCCGGGATGAAGTGGGGTCATGAGGCGATCGAAGCCAACTCTCAGTACTTCCACCTGGCTGCATGGGCTGTCCCGGCCATCAAAACCATCACCATCCTCGCCATGGGCCAGGTGGACGGAGACGTCCTGACCGGGGTGTGTTTCGTCGGGATCTTCAACGTGGACGCGCTCCGCGGCTTCGTCCTGGCCCCGCTGTTTGTCTACCTGTTCATCGGTACGTCCTTCCTCCTGGCCGGCTTCGTGTCCCTGTTCCGGATCCGCACCATCATGAAGCACGACGGCACCAAGACGGAGAAGCTGGAGAAGCTGATGGTTCGGATCGGCGTGTTCAGTGTGCTCTACACGGTACCGGCCACCATCGTGATCGCCTGCTACTTCTACGAGCAGGCCTTCAGGGAGCACTGGGAGCGGACCTGGCACATGCAGACCTGCAAGCGCTTCGCCGTCCCCTGCCCGGTCCACAACTTCGCCCCCATGACCCCGGACTTCACCGTGTTCATGATCAAATACCTGATGACCATGATCGTCGGGATTACCTCCGGGTTCTGGGTCTGGTCCGGGAAGACTCTTCAGTCATGGCGGAGGTTCTACAAGCGCCTTAGCAACGGTAACCATGGAGAGACAACGGTGTGA
- the LOC111584969 gene encoding olfactory receptor 6N1-like — protein MNNISNTALFSLSGFSATVNYRVTLFSVTLLCYFLIVMVNMSLILTIILDQNLHKPMYIFLCFLCINAIYGTVGFYPKFLFDLLSDIHVISYVGCFLQVFIIYSNIKVDYSILVLMAYDRFVAICKPLEYHSVMSVRRTTVLICLCWFIPFCFDVLIVTLTSALTLCGNRIQKLYCENWSIVKLACGSTKANDIVGLIIISFYCCHALCIACSYVQLVKAALRSKEGRRKFAQTCVPHLFCLLNVTIALLFDVMYSRYGTASMSQNLKNFMAIQFLVIPPLINPIIYGVILTKIRHRMIYLCRTAFQRLKL, from the coding sequence ATGAATAATATATCGAACACAgctctcttttctctgtctggCTTCAGCGCAACAGTCAACTACAGAGTCACACTTTTCTCTGTCACTTTACTATGCTATTTTCTGATTGTCATGGTAAATATGTCTCTCATTTTAACCATAATACTGGATCAGAACTTACACAAGCCcatgtacatatttttgtgttttttgtgcatcaATGCAATTTATGGAACTGTAGGCTTTTACCCCAAATTTCTCTTTGATCTGCTGTCTGATATTCATGTAATATCATATGTGGGATGCTTCTTGCAGGTTTTTATCATATATTCTAACATCAAAGTTGATTACTCCATTCTTGTGCTAATGGCTTATGACAGATTTGTGGCTATATGTAAACCGTTGGAGTATCACTCTGTCATGTCTGTGCGAAGAACCACTGTGTTAATTTGTCTGTGCTGGTTTATTCCTTTCTGCTTTGATGTTCTTATTGTGACCTTGACGTCAGCACTGACGTTATGTGGCAACCGAATACAAAAGCTTTACTGTGAGAACTGGTCAATTGTTAAACTCGCTTGTGGTTCTACAAAAGCGAACGATATAGTCGGATTGATTATCATTTCCTTTTATTGCTGTCATGCTCTCTGCATTGCATGCTCATACGTGCAGCTTGTGAAGGCAGCTTTAAGATCTAAAGAGGGCAGGAGAAAGTTCGCACAGACATGTGTGCCGCATTTATTTTGTCTCCTTAATGTCACGATTGCTTTGCTTTTTGATGTCATGTATTCTAGGTATGGAACAGCATCTATGTCACAGAATTTAAAGAACTTCATGGCAATACAGTTTCTGGTAATTCCACCTCTCATAAACCCTATTATTTATGGAGTAATCCTGACTAAAATTCGACACCGAATGATATATTTATGTAGGACGGCGTTCCAAAGATTGAAATTATAA